The stretch of DNA AGCCGTTTTCGCAGAGAAATATGCAGTCACAAGGTAGAGGCGGCAGTTAGAGAAACCTATTTACATACAGGTAAGGCAATTATCGTTACATCGCTGATTTTGGCAGTTGGATTTTTGACGCTTTGCAGTTCCGATTTTTTAGGCACTTTTTACATTGGTTTGTTGATTGCCGTTACATTGTTGGTCGCATTGCTGGCAGATTTGTTGTTATTACCCGTACTTTTGGTGTGGTTTTACCGTCATTATAGAAAAGGAGAATCGTGAAAAATTCGCCTAAATAAAAGAAAATAGGTACATTCAAGTTGATTTATCAGAAAGAAAGTATGAGAAAAAAAATAAGCTGCCTTCAATGGGCTGCAATGTTCTTCTTCTTTTGTTCTACATTCACTTATGCCCAACTCCCAACGCTTGGAGGAGGCAGTGGGGGTGGTTTTGGAGGAGTAAGTAGGGGAGGAGGAAGTGGAGGTACTTCAAAGCCGATATTGCAGAAAGATACACTCAATATTGACGGACGCTACGATACTATTTTGTTCAGCACAAACCCTTATACGCTGCAATTGCAGAAAATAGATACCAACATTACTAACTTGCACCGCTATCATCCTGCCCTGCAAAAGAGTGAATTTCCCTACACGCATTTGGGTAATGTCGGACAAGCTCATCAACCATTGGTATTTGAATATCAAAGAAATATTGGCTTTCAACTGGGTATGCGGCAATTTGATGCCTATTTATTGCAGCCCGAAGACGTACCTTATTACCATTCCCATTTTCCCTATTCTCAAATACAATACACGATTGGTCCAGAGGAGGAACAAAACTTTGGGGTAGATTTTGCAGTACATCCCAGCAAAACACTCAATATCTTTTTACGCTATCGGAGTGCCAATGCACCAGGAATATACCAGCGTCAAAAAGCCATTTTCCGAAATTTTGTGGGAAGCGTGTGGTACCAGCATCCTAAAAATCGCTATCAGTTAATCGCTCATTACCTCAACAATAATGGAACGATTCAGCAAAACGGTGGGGTGGCGGAAGATACAACGGTCACAAAATTGAATGAAGATAAAATGTTGTTGCCTATTCGCTTATCGGCTGCAGAGAACAAATTGCGAGAGCGCAATATTTTTGTGCAGCAAACGCTGGATTTTGGAAGGCGGGTCAAACGAAAAATATCCATTGATACCAATACCATACAGCAATTGCCGATACCCATTTCTAAGGATACTACCGCCGTCCCAATTCCTAGACTTCCTAATGATACACTTCGAGATAGCACCATTGTTTCACTATCCAAAGATACGCTTCAAGACCGCATACCCATTCGTCCGATTAGGAAAAAAGCGAAGGTAATAGAGCAGTTTATACCCAGAGGGAGAGTTGGGTATGCACTAACCTACAAAAACAATTGGTACTTGTATGACGACCAACAAACTACTGCAAATGCGGCTGATTACTACAATGCGTTTTATTTGGGAGATGCAACAGGTATCGAAAACCGCCCTGCCCTGCTCTACACTCCAATAAGTCAAGAAACGATTCAAAATGAGGTTTTTTTGATGTGGATTGGCGACAAACAGAAAGGCAGCACGAACATTGTTCGCAATGCAAGAATTGGATTGTTGCACCAAAATACACAAGTGACTCAGGCCAATTCCATTGATAGTTTGACCTATTATACTTCCGAAACAGCAAAAAATACTTTTGCGGCAAGAATAGACACGACTCAACGCTTCAATACAGGACTACTCAATTTTCAAGTGGAAAACGATGTGCAGAAAAGCAATCGGCGGTTCACCTATCTCCTGAAAGCTCAATATGCTCTTTTTGGCTTCAATGCGGGTGATTTCAATGCGGAAGCCAGTATAGATTATCCCATTGCTCCCAAATTGGGCAGTCTGCAATTGAAAGGAAGTATTAAAAATTTAAGCCCCGACTTTGTTCAAAATCATTGGTTTGGCAACTACTTCAATTGGGACAACGACTTCAAAAAAACACAGAGTTTACAAATAGAAGCGACCTATCACCATCCCAAACTGCGGCTGGAAGTGAGCGCACGCACGCAGATTTTTGACCAACTCACTATCTGGAACACCTATTCGCAACCGACTCAGCTGTCGTCTGAATTGAGTGTGAGTCAGTTTGTTTTGAAGAAAGGATTTAAGTTACTTCGCAAGTTTCAATTTGACCATACTTCCGTTGTACAGGTTTCGAGCAGCGACTTTATTCACCTGCCCACTTATTGGACTATCAATAGTTTGTACTATCAAGGATATTTGTTCAAAGGTGCAGCATTGGCAAAAGTGGGTTTCGATGTACATTACAATACCAACTATTTTGGAAATGGCTACAATCCTGCAACGGGTCAGTTTTTCCTTCAAAACGACACGGAATTGAAGTTTTATCCTGTTGTAGATGCTTATATCAATGTGAAAATCCAGCGGGTGCGATTGTTTTTGAAGATGGAGCACCTCAATCAAGCTCTGGTACCGAGTTTTGACAACGGATATTTTGATGTGCCACATTACCCAATGGCTGACAGGGCTTTGAAGTTTGGAGTGCGGTGGATGTTTTTTGATTGATTTTCGATGAAAATTTGATTCCTCTCAATTTTTAGAAACCGTTCTTGCTTCAATTGTTTCAATACATTTCGTACCGTTTGCACAGAAGTTCCGACAATTGCGCCAATTTCGGCAGGCGAAAAACGAGGAATCGCAACAATAGATGAATTCACTTCCTCCCCTTTTTGCTCTGCAATGGACTGAAGCCATTGACGGATGCGAATATACGCATCATCTCCTTGAATCTGTGAATGAACCAACTGCTCAGTTTGTTGCAGGCGTTTGGCAAACAACTCCATCAGTTGTAACTGCATCAACCAATTGTCTTTCATCAATTCTTGCATGGCTTCAATCGGAATCTGACAAATCGCTGTATCTTCCAAAGCCTGAGCATATTCACCCATATTGAAGGGCATAATCAAAGACAAT from Chitinophagales bacterium encodes:
- a CDS encoding putative porin, whose product is MRKKISCLQWAAMFFFFCSTFTYAQLPTLGGGSGGGFGGVSRGGGSGGTSKPILQKDTLNIDGRYDTILFSTNPYTLQLQKIDTNITNLHRYHPALQKSEFPYTHLGNVGQAHQPLVFEYQRNIGFQLGMRQFDAYLLQPEDVPYYHSHFPYSQIQYTIGPEEEQNFGVDFAVHPSKTLNIFLRYRSANAPGIYQRQKAIFRNFVGSVWYQHPKNRYQLIAHYLNNNGTIQQNGGVAEDTTVTKLNEDKMLLPIRLSAAENKLRERNIFVQQTLDFGRRVKRKISIDTNTIQQLPIPISKDTTAVPIPRLPNDTLRDSTIVSLSKDTLQDRIPIRPIRKKAKVIEQFIPRGRVGYALTYKNNWYLYDDQQTTANAADYYNAFYLGDATGIENRPALLYTPISQETIQNEVFLMWIGDKQKGSTNIVRNARIGLLHQNTQVTQANSIDSLTYYTSETAKNTFAARIDTTQRFNTGLLNFQVENDVQKSNRRFTYLLKAQYALFGFNAGDFNAEASIDYPIAPKLGSLQLKGSIKNLSPDFVQNHWFGNYFNWDNDFKKTQSLQIEATYHHPKLRLEVSARTQIFDQLTIWNTYSQPTQLSSELSVSQFVLKKGFKLLRKFQFDHTSVVQVSSSDFIHLPTYWTINSLYYQGYLFKGAALAKVGFDVHYNTNYFGNGYNPATGQFFLQNDTELKFYPVVDAYINVKIQRVRLFLKMEHLNQALVPSFDNGYFDVPHYPMADRALKFGVRWMFFD
- a CDS encoding Crp/Fnr family transcriptional regulator gives rise to the protein MNTNTASRTNHTLGITGITFERLLRFLPLKQQQKALKTKQFRKGEYIYHPYKNGNKIYLVKSGRVKVSKRSEDGREFIQNVAWTGDLFGELSLIMPFNMGEYAQALEDTAICQIPIEAMQELMKDNWLMQLQLMELFAKRLQQTEQLVHSQIQGDDAYIRIRQWLQSIAEQKGEEVNSSIVAIPRFSPAEIGAIVGTSVQTVRNVLKQLKQERFLKIERNQIFIENQSKNIHRTPNFKALSAIG